One region of Clavibacter michiganensis subsp. tessellarius genomic DNA includes:
- a CDS encoding MarP family serine protease, translating into MSPAVDIVILVVAVVAALTGWRRGAIVTVAGLAGIVLGVLLALAITPAFLALLDQFGVATGIMRTVAAALLMLVTTSLVSGILAQVASVLTRLLRPRGAAQGLDRGIGAVAGLAAWAVSVWFIGGFLGSSGVIPAVQLASSSRILATLDRVSPVSSGTALSALDDALHDVGYPRVFANGQESIADTAAPDADVPDAVRRSAGSVVKILSSAPACGTSSAGSGWVVQDGRVITNAHVVTGSDEVYVQPGGTGELMRAQLVVFDPARDVAVLAVPGLTAAPLALGDELGPSDEAVVAGYPGGGPYQATSARVREVMQALGTDIQHEQPVTREIYSVRGTVRPGDSGGALFDAQGRVVGLVFATSTVDSQTGYAMTLDEIAPVLQQAGATAPVDSGRCSVR; encoded by the coding sequence GTGAGCCCCGCCGTCGACATCGTCATCCTCGTCGTCGCGGTCGTCGCGGCCCTCACCGGCTGGCGGCGCGGGGCCATCGTCACCGTCGCCGGGCTGGCCGGGATCGTGCTCGGCGTGCTGCTGGCCCTCGCCATCACGCCCGCGTTCCTGGCGCTCCTCGACCAGTTCGGGGTGGCCACGGGGATCATGCGGACCGTCGCCGCAGCCCTGCTGATGCTCGTCACCACCTCGCTCGTGAGCGGGATCCTCGCCCAGGTCGCCAGCGTGCTCACGCGCCTGCTGCGTCCGCGCGGCGCGGCGCAGGGGCTCGACCGCGGCATCGGCGCCGTGGCCGGCCTCGCCGCGTGGGCCGTGTCGGTGTGGTTCATCGGCGGCTTCCTCGGATCCAGCGGCGTGATCCCCGCGGTCCAGCTCGCCTCGTCGTCGCGCATCCTCGCGACCCTCGACCGCGTCAGCCCGGTCTCCAGCGGCACCGCCCTCTCCGCGCTCGATGACGCCCTGCACGACGTGGGCTACCCGCGGGTCTTCGCGAACGGGCAGGAGTCCATCGCCGACACCGCGGCGCCCGACGCCGACGTGCCCGACGCGGTGCGGCGCTCCGCCGGCAGCGTCGTGAAGATCCTCTCCTCGGCACCCGCGTGCGGCACGTCGTCGGCCGGCAGCGGCTGGGTCGTGCAGGACGGGCGCGTGATCACCAACGCCCACGTCGTCACCGGATCCGACGAGGTGTACGTGCAGCCCGGCGGCACGGGCGAGCTGATGCGCGCGCAGCTGGTCGTGTTCGATCCCGCGCGCGACGTGGCGGTCCTCGCGGTGCCGGGCCTCACCGCCGCGCCGCTCGCGCTCGGCGACGAGCTGGGCCCATCCGACGAGGCCGTCGTCGCGGGTTACCCGGGCGGCGGCCCATACCAGGCGACCAGCGCGCGCGTCCGCGAGGTGATGCAGGCGCTCGGCACCGACATCCAGCACGAGCAGCCGGTGACGCGGGAGATCTACTCCGTCCGCGGCACCGTCCGTCCGGGCGACTCGGGCGGCGCGCTGTTCGACGCCCAGGGCCGGGTCGTCGGCCTCGTGTTCGCGACCTCGACCGTCGACTCCCAGACGGGCTACGCCATGACGCTCGACGAGATCGCGCCCGTGCTCCAGCAGGCCGGCGCCACGGCGCCCGTCGACTCCGGGCGCTGCTCCGTCCGCTGA
- a CDS encoding AAA family ATPase produces MHLKSLTLKGFKSFAQPTTFQFETGVTCVVGPNGSGKSNVVDALAWVMGEQGAKTLRGGKMEDVIFAGTSTRGPLGRAEVTLTIDNADGALPIDYSEVAIRRTLFRNGGSEYAINGTSCRLLDVQELLSDSGLGREMHVIVGQGRLDNVLRATPEERRGFIEEAAGILKHRRRKERTLRKLEGMQANLTRLNDLAGEIRRQLKPLGRQAEVARQAQTVAAVVRDARARLVADEVVGLRRALAEHTRTEEERTTERMVLQEKLDRAVLRSARIVEEQEGDEVDGARRTAFALEQVQERLRNLLSLAQQRLALLGSADDAPEAAAGTTPAQVQESRDEAERLVALIAEAEAGWASARQATAAARQALDALDEEIQAQSALVSRHDLEIAGLTGRAETAGSRLAAVRGEVLRQQNALDAARARLAAAEAERERGEAEGEADEQGGSELTRAYEDAQADVATEESAIEAVREELHARERERDALAAREQALASALDQRDGSSDLVAAGLPGVRGLLAEHVHVHPGFEAPVAAALGTLADAVLADTHEDAVAALRRAVDDDLGRVEVVVAGSGAAADAPAAAAGGPVPASSVVDAPDGVRRILAGVVIVDDLDQAVTLLDGPAAPATAITRAGEVVQAHVLRGGSGATRSKLELVAAREASAATLTGVRARIDDLQVDLAAGRERLRAARERAATALGGLREADARLAAHAERLSRSRAQAESAAAELARVQRGLDLASASVDEAVAASDAARRALDEARSRPRPVLDASGRDALVAEWEAAREAEIEARLQVETARERVRAEQERTVALERRLAAERAAAEEAARRQVIRRRQIARAASVADALPAVVRAADRSTAEARLVLARAEESRAGRNAELAALRREEAELRERLHGITEDVHGLELQIYEKRLQVSQLLERAASELGLGEEVLVAEYGPDVPVPEEAPLPPRQRPRKDAAADPDADADDGAEAVAEPVDAPAERAEPTDHGDDADADPDAAADDDTDAAPPVPTRPFDREEQRARLQSAERKLAQLGRVNPLALEEFAALEQRHLFLTEQLADLTATRKDLLTIIDDLDRTMQGVFAAAFEDTRQAFDRVFPILFPGGTGSIHLTDPDDLLTTGIEVSVRPAGKRIERLSLLSGGERSLAAVALLIAIFTARPSPFYIMDEVEAALDDANLGRLLTILEQLRDTSQLIVITHQKRTMEIADALYGVSMRQDGVSAVVGQRVSREPRPATPTAGSDDAPSVAAAHDASPAPADAPEERAAS; encoded by the coding sequence GTGCACCTGAAGAGCCTGACCCTCAAGGGGTTCAAGTCGTTCGCGCAGCCGACCACGTTCCAGTTCGAGACGGGCGTGACGTGCGTCGTCGGCCCGAACGGATCCGGCAAGTCGAACGTCGTCGACGCCCTCGCCTGGGTCATGGGCGAGCAGGGCGCGAAGACCCTCCGCGGCGGCAAGATGGAGGACGTCATCTTCGCCGGCACGTCCACGCGCGGGCCGCTCGGCCGCGCGGAGGTCACGCTCACGATCGACAACGCCGACGGCGCGCTCCCCATCGACTACAGCGAGGTGGCGATCCGCCGCACGCTCTTCCGCAACGGCGGCAGCGAGTACGCGATCAACGGCACGTCCTGCCGCCTGCTCGACGTGCAGGAGCTCCTCAGCGACTCCGGCCTGGGCCGCGAGATGCACGTCATCGTCGGCCAGGGTCGGCTGGACAACGTGCTCCGCGCGACCCCCGAGGAGCGACGCGGCTTCATCGAGGAGGCCGCGGGGATCCTCAAGCACCGCCGCCGCAAGGAGCGCACCCTCCGGAAGCTCGAGGGGATGCAGGCGAACCTCACGCGCCTCAACGACCTGGCCGGCGAGATCCGGCGGCAGCTCAAGCCCCTCGGCCGGCAGGCGGAGGTCGCGCGGCAGGCGCAGACGGTCGCGGCCGTCGTGCGCGATGCCCGCGCCCGCCTCGTCGCCGACGAGGTCGTGGGCCTCCGTCGCGCGCTGGCCGAGCACACGCGCACCGAGGAAGAGCGCACGACCGAGCGCATGGTGCTGCAGGAGAAGCTCGACCGGGCCGTCCTCCGCTCCGCGCGCATCGTCGAGGAGCAGGAGGGCGACGAGGTCGACGGCGCCCGCCGCACGGCCTTCGCGCTCGAGCAGGTGCAGGAGCGCCTCCGCAACCTGCTCTCGCTCGCGCAGCAGCGGCTCGCGCTCCTCGGCTCCGCGGACGACGCCCCGGAGGCCGCCGCGGGTACCACGCCGGCGCAGGTGCAGGAGTCGCGCGACGAGGCCGAGCGGCTCGTCGCGCTCATCGCCGAGGCGGAGGCGGGCTGGGCGTCCGCCCGCCAGGCGACCGCCGCGGCCCGGCAGGCGCTCGACGCGCTCGACGAGGAGATCCAGGCGCAGAGCGCGCTCGTCTCCCGGCACGACCTCGAGATCGCGGGGCTCACGGGACGCGCCGAGACCGCGGGATCCCGTCTCGCGGCCGTGCGCGGCGAGGTGCTCCGGCAGCAGAACGCGCTCGACGCGGCGCGCGCCCGGCTCGCCGCGGCGGAGGCCGAGCGGGAGCGCGGCGAGGCGGAGGGCGAGGCCGACGAGCAGGGCGGATCCGAGCTGACCCGCGCCTACGAGGACGCGCAGGCCGACGTCGCCACCGAGGAGTCCGCCATCGAGGCCGTGCGCGAGGAGCTGCACGCGAGGGAGCGCGAGCGCGACGCCCTGGCCGCGCGCGAGCAGGCCCTGGCGAGCGCGCTCGACCAGCGCGACGGATCCAGCGACCTCGTCGCCGCCGGCCTGCCGGGCGTCCGCGGCCTCCTCGCCGAGCACGTGCATGTCCACCCGGGCTTCGAGGCCCCGGTCGCCGCGGCGCTCGGCACGCTCGCCGACGCGGTGCTCGCCGACACGCACGAGGACGCCGTGGCGGCGCTGCGCCGCGCGGTGGACGACGACCTCGGGCGCGTCGAGGTCGTCGTCGCGGGATCCGGCGCCGCGGCGGACGCCCCGGCCGCCGCCGCGGGCGGCCCGGTCCCCGCGTCCTCCGTGGTCGACGCGCCCGACGGCGTCCGGCGGATCCTCGCGGGCGTCGTGATCGTCGACGACCTCGACCAGGCGGTCACCCTCCTCGACGGCCCCGCCGCGCCCGCCACCGCGATCACCCGCGCGGGCGAGGTCGTCCAGGCGCACGTGCTGCGCGGCGGATCCGGCGCCACCCGCTCCAAGCTCGAGCTCGTCGCCGCGCGCGAGGCGTCCGCCGCGACGCTCACGGGCGTGCGCGCCCGCATCGACGACCTGCAGGTGGACCTCGCGGCCGGCCGGGAGCGCCTCCGCGCCGCCCGGGAGCGCGCCGCCACGGCGCTCGGCGGGCTCCGCGAGGCCGACGCGCGCCTCGCCGCGCACGCCGAGCGCCTCAGCCGCTCCCGCGCGCAGGCCGAGTCCGCCGCCGCCGAGCTCGCGCGGGTGCAGCGCGGCCTGGACCTCGCGAGCGCCTCCGTCGACGAGGCCGTCGCCGCGTCCGACGCCGCGCGGCGCGCGCTCGACGAGGCCCGATCCCGGCCCCGTCCCGTGCTCGACGCGAGCGGCCGCGACGCCCTCGTCGCGGAGTGGGAGGCGGCGCGCGAGGCCGAGATCGAGGCGCGCCTGCAGGTCGAGACCGCCCGCGAGCGCGTGCGCGCGGAGCAGGAGCGCACGGTCGCCCTCGAGCGTCGCCTCGCCGCCGAGCGCGCCGCCGCCGAGGAGGCCGCGCGCCGCCAGGTGATCCGCCGCCGCCAGATCGCCCGGGCCGCGTCCGTCGCCGACGCCCTGCCCGCGGTCGTCCGCGCCGCCGACCGCAGCACCGCCGAGGCGCGGCTCGTCCTCGCCCGCGCCGAGGAGTCCCGCGCGGGCCGCAACGCCGAGCTGGCCGCCCTCCGCCGCGAGGAGGCCGAGCTGCGGGAGCGCCTGCACGGGATCACCGAGGACGTGCACGGACTGGAGCTGCAGATCTACGAGAAGCGCCTGCAGGTCTCGCAGCTGCTGGAGCGCGCCGCGAGCGAGCTCGGACTGGGGGAGGAGGTGCTCGTCGCCGAGTACGGTCCCGACGTGCCCGTGCCCGAGGAGGCGCCGCTCCCGCCGCGGCAGCGTCCCCGGAAGGACGCAGCGGCCGACCCGGACGCGGATGCCGATGACGGGGCCGAGGCCGTCGCGGAGCCGGTGGATGCGCCGGCCGAGCGCGCGGAGCCGACCGACCACGGGGACGACGCCGACGCGGATCCCGACGCCGCCGCCGACGACGACACCGACGCCGCCCCGCCCGTCCCCACCCGCCCCTTCGACCGCGAGGAGCAGCGTGCCCGGCTGCAGTCCGCCGAGCGGAAGCTCGCGCAGCTGGGCCGCGTCAACCCGCTCGCGCTCGAGGAGTTCGCCGCGCTCGAGCAGCGGCACCTGTTCCTCACCGAGCAGCTCGCCGACCTGACGGCGACGCGCAAGGACCTGCTCACGATCATCGACGACCTCGACCGCACCATGCAGGGCGTGTTCGCGGCCGCGTTCGAGGACACGCGCCAGGCGTTCGACCGCGTCTTCCCGATCCTCTTCCCGGGCGGCACCGGCAGCATCCACCTCACCGACCCGGACGACCTCCTCACCACGGGCATCGAGGTCAGCGTGCGTCCGGCGGGCAAGCGCATCGAGCGCCTGTCGCTGCTGTCCGGCGGCGAGCGATCGCTCGCTGCGGTGGCCCTGCTCATCGCGATCTTCACCGCCCGGCCGAGCCCGTTCTACATCATGGACGAGGTGGAGGCGGCCCTCGACGACGCCAACCTCGGCCGCCTGCTCACGATCCTCGAGCAGCTCCGCGACACGTCGCAGCTCATCGTCATCACGCACCAGAAGCGCACCATGGAGATCGCCGACGCCCTCTACGGCGTCTCGATGCGGCAGGACGGCGTGAGCGCCGTGGTCGGCCAGCGGGTGAGCCGCGAGCCGCGTCCCGCGACGCCGACCGCGGGATCCGACGACGCCCCGTCCGTCGCCGCCGCCCACGACGCGTCCCCGGCTCCCGCCGACGCCCCGGAGGAGCGGGCGGCCTCCTGA
- the ffh gene encoding signal recognition particle protein yields MATFGTLSDRLAETFKNLRGKGKLSAADVDGTVREIRRALLEADVALDVVKAFTASVRERALGGEVSQALNPAQQVVQIVNEELVAILGGEQRRIQFAKRPPTVIMLAGLQGAGKTTLAGKLGKWLAKDGHTPMLVAADLQRPNAVQQLQVVGEQAGVPVFAPEPGNGRGNPVRVAKDAMKHAVDKQYSVVIIDTAGRLGVDQELMKQAADIRKATDPDEVLFVIDAMIGQDAVATAKAFQDGVDFTGVVLSKLDGDARGGAALSVASVTGRPIMFASTGEGLDDFEPFHPDRMASRILDLGDILTLIEQAQQAFDEEEAMEVAAKLASDTFTLDDFLKQMQQLRGKGSIKKMMGMLPGMGAMKEQLENFDEKEIVRTEAIIQSMTKAERQNPKLLNGSRRLRIARGSGMTVTDVNGLVQRFEQASKMMRTVARGGMPQIPGMGPMPGAHSSRKPVQQKKKGSKSGNPAKRAQENAALASGQRIGGPTAPAGSGFGLAGAAKGGQDGAPSEEELASLQKFLGR; encoded by the coding sequence ATGGCTACCTTCGGAACACTCTCGGACCGCCTCGCCGAGACCTTCAAGAACCTGCGCGGCAAGGGCAAGCTCAGCGCCGCCGACGTCGACGGCACCGTCCGCGAGATCCGCCGCGCGCTGCTCGAGGCCGACGTCGCGCTCGACGTCGTCAAGGCGTTCACCGCGTCCGTCCGCGAGCGCGCCCTCGGCGGCGAGGTCAGCCAGGCGCTGAACCCCGCCCAGCAGGTCGTGCAGATCGTCAACGAGGAGCTCGTCGCGATCCTCGGCGGCGAGCAGCGCCGCATCCAGTTCGCGAAGCGCCCGCCGACGGTCATCATGCTCGCCGGCCTGCAGGGCGCGGGCAAGACGACCCTCGCCGGCAAGCTCGGCAAGTGGCTCGCCAAGGACGGCCACACGCCCATGCTCGTCGCGGCCGACCTCCAGCGCCCCAACGCCGTGCAGCAGCTGCAGGTCGTCGGCGAGCAGGCCGGCGTCCCCGTCTTCGCGCCCGAGCCCGGCAACGGCCGCGGCAACCCCGTCCGCGTCGCCAAGGACGCGATGAAGCACGCGGTCGACAAGCAGTACAGCGTCGTCATCATCGACACGGCCGGCCGCCTCGGCGTCGACCAGGAGCTGATGAAGCAGGCCGCGGACATCCGCAAGGCCACCGACCCCGACGAGGTCCTCTTCGTCATCGACGCCATGATCGGCCAGGACGCGGTCGCGACCGCCAAGGCCTTCCAGGACGGCGTCGACTTCACGGGCGTCGTGCTCTCCAAGCTCGACGGCGACGCGCGCGGAGGCGCGGCCCTCTCGGTCGCCTCCGTCACCGGCCGCCCGATCATGTTCGCGTCCACGGGCGAGGGCCTCGACGACTTCGAGCCCTTCCACCCCGACCGCATGGCGAGCCGCATCCTCGACCTCGGCGACATCCTCACCCTCATCGAGCAGGCCCAGCAGGCCTTCGACGAGGAGGAGGCCATGGAGGTCGCCGCGAAGCTCGCGAGCGACACCTTCACGCTCGACGACTTCCTCAAGCAGATGCAGCAGCTGCGCGGCAAGGGCTCCATCAAGAAGATGATGGGCATGCTGCCCGGCATGGGCGCCATGAAGGAGCAGTTGGAGAACTTCGACGAGAAGGAGATCGTCCGCACGGAGGCGATCATCCAGTCGATGACCAAGGCCGAGCGCCAGAACCCGAAGCTCCTCAACGGCTCGCGCCGCCTGCGCATCGCGCGCGGATCCGGCATGACCGTCACCGACGTCAACGGCCTCGTGCAGCGCTTCGAGCAGGCCTCGAAGATGATGCGCACGGTCGCCCGCGGCGGCATGCCGCAGATCCCCGGCATGGGCCCGATGCCCGGCGCCCACTCGAGCCGCAAGCCCGTGCAGCAGAAGAAGAAGGGCTCGAAGTCAGGCAACCCGGCCAAGCGCGCGCAGGAGAACGCGGCGCTCGCGTCCGGCCAGCGCATCGGCGGCCCCACGGCCCCCGCGGGCTCCGGCTTCGGCCTGGCCGGTGCGGCGAAGGGCGGCCAGGACGGCGCCCCGAGCGAGGAGGAGCTCGCCTCGCTGCAGAAGTTCCTCGGGCGCTGA
- a CDS encoding VOC family protein, translated as MFAPVAAFSGFSVDDVPAALAFYRGALGLEVEEVPEMGMLRLVLPGSGARVLVYPKPDHVPAAFTVLNLAVEDVEAAVVELNARGIVTAIYDGMPTDARGIMRGHGPDIAWFRDPAGNVLSVVAA; from the coding sequence GTGTTCGCACCCGTCGCCGCCTTCAGCGGCTTCAGCGTGGACGACGTCCCCGCCGCGCTCGCCTTCTACCGCGGCGCCCTCGGCCTGGAGGTCGAGGAGGTGCCCGAGATGGGCATGCTCCGGCTCGTGCTCCCCGGATCGGGCGCGCGCGTCCTCGTCTACCCGAAGCCGGACCACGTGCCCGCCGCGTTCACCGTCCTGAACCTCGCGGTGGAGGACGTCGAGGCCGCGGTCGTCGAGCTGAACGCGCGCGGCATCGTCACCGCGATCTACGACGGGATGCCGACGGACGCCCGCGGCATCATGCGCGGGCACGGACCCGACATCGCGTGGTTCCGCGATCCGGCCGGCAACGTCCTCTCGGTGGTGGCGGCCTGA
- a CDS encoding GNAT family N-acetyltransferase: MPHDADDRAFAVEEVRPPTAAGAAGWDDFVALTDVVNRAQSHDLGHDAFVWLPQELIADYADVAHVRKRLYAARVDGRIVGRGLLTTWLNDPTTSDVAVSVLPEHRRQGIGRALRERVERIALEEGCRTLMGFTMHRAEANGTPIPSPTGIGAVGADDPSSRFVVDAGYRLGQTARTSALDTVAAAPTLAAHLADARRAAGDAYRVVSWVDATPEHLLDDLAVLHTRMSTDTPQGDLPQAEDAWDADRIRQAEARRASAGRTGLTTAVEHVATGRLVGFTEIAVSPSGRRSDGHAYTYQQDTLVLAEHRGHRLGMLLKVENLRLLAREAPEADRVVTWNADENRPMLAVNEALGFRHVGTSGSWLREVDAAR; the protein is encoded by the coding sequence ATGCCGCACGACGCCGACGACCGCGCCTTCGCCGTCGAGGAGGTCCGCCCGCCGACCGCCGCCGGCGCCGCGGGCTGGGACGACTTCGTGGCCCTCACCGACGTCGTCAACCGCGCGCAGTCGCACGACCTCGGACACGACGCGTTCGTCTGGCTCCCGCAGGAGCTGATCGCCGACTACGCCGACGTCGCGCACGTGCGGAAGCGCCTGTACGCCGCCCGGGTCGACGGGCGGATCGTCGGCCGCGGCCTCCTCACGACCTGGCTCAACGATCCGACGACGTCGGACGTGGCCGTCTCCGTGCTCCCCGAGCACCGCCGCCAGGGCATCGGGCGGGCCCTGCGCGAGCGCGTCGAGCGGATCGCGCTCGAGGAGGGCTGCCGGACGCTGATGGGCTTCACGATGCACCGCGCCGAGGCGAACGGGACCCCCATCCCCTCCCCCACGGGCATCGGCGCGGTGGGGGCCGACGACCCGTCCTCCCGCTTCGTCGTCGATGCCGGCTACCGCCTCGGCCAGACCGCGCGGACGAGCGCGCTCGACACCGTCGCCGCCGCCCCGACGCTCGCGGCGCACCTCGCCGACGCGCGCCGCGCCGCCGGGGACGCCTACCGCGTCGTCTCGTGGGTCGACGCGACGCCGGAGCACCTGCTCGACGACCTGGCCGTGCTGCACACGCGCATGTCGACCGACACCCCGCAGGGCGACCTCCCGCAGGCCGAGGACGCCTGGGACGCCGACCGGATCCGCCAGGCCGAGGCCCGCCGCGCGTCCGCCGGCCGCACGGGTCTCACCACCGCGGTCGAGCACGTCGCGACCGGCCGCCTCGTCGGCTTCACCGAGATCGCCGTCTCCCCCAGCGGCCGCCGATCCGACGGCCACGCGTACACCTACCAGCAGGACACGCTCGTGCTCGCCGAGCACCGCGGCCACCGCCTGGGCATGCTCCTCAAGGTCGAGAACCTGCGGCTCCTGGCGCGCGAGGCGCCCGAGGCCGACCGCGTCGTCACCTGGAACGCGGACGAGAACCGGCCGATGCTCGCCGTGAACGAGGCGCTGGGGTTCCGTCACGTCGGCACGAGCGGGAGCTGGCTGCGGGAGGTCGACGCGGCCCGCTGA
- the ftsY gene encoding signal recognition particle-docking protein FtsY, whose amino-acid sequence MAARTPWSLSGALRGMFAKPTIDETTWDDLETALITADFGPDVTEATIDDLRQKVERYRTTDPRDLQRMLRESIEERLAKHDPTLKLSARPAVILVVGVNGVGKTTTIGKFAKFLRNYGRTVVVGAADTFRAAAVDQLATWAERAGVEIVRPQQPGQDPASVAFQTVEHAMRTGTEMVIIDTAGRLHTKGGLMDELSKIRRVVEKQSPIAEVLLVLDATTGQNGLAQAQAFIEHGGVTGLVITKLDGSAKGGFILNVQERTGIPIKLIGQGEGIGDLTGFTPHVFAQNLVG is encoded by the coding sequence ATGGCAGCCCGCACCCCCTGGTCCCTCTCCGGCGCGCTCCGCGGCATGTTCGCGAAGCCGACGATCGACGAGACCACGTGGGACGACCTCGAGACCGCCCTCATCACCGCGGACTTCGGGCCCGACGTCACCGAGGCCACCATCGATGACCTCCGCCAGAAGGTCGAGCGCTACCGCACGACCGACCCGCGCGACCTCCAGCGCATGCTCCGCGAGAGCATCGAGGAGCGCCTGGCGAAGCACGACCCCACGCTCAAGCTCAGCGCGCGCCCCGCCGTGATCCTCGTGGTCGGCGTCAACGGCGTCGGCAAGACCACCACCATCGGCAAGTTCGCGAAGTTCCTCCGCAACTACGGCCGCACGGTCGTCGTGGGCGCGGCGGACACGTTCCGCGCCGCGGCCGTCGACCAGCTCGCGACCTGGGCCGAGCGCGCGGGCGTCGAGATCGTGCGCCCGCAGCAGCCCGGGCAGGATCCCGCGAGCGTCGCCTTCCAGACCGTCGAGCACGCGATGCGCACGGGCACCGAGATGGTCATCATCGACACGGCCGGCCGCCTGCACACCAAGGGCGGCCTCATGGACGAGCTGTCGAAGATCCGCCGCGTGGTCGAGAAGCAGTCGCCCATCGCCGAGGTGCTCCTCGTCCTCGACGCGACGACCGGCCAGAACGGGCTCGCGCAGGCGCAGGCGTTCATCGAGCACGGCGGCGTCACGGGCCTCGTCATCACGAAGCTCGACGGATCCGCCAAGGGCGGCTTCATCCTCAACGTGCAGGAGCGCACGGGCATCCCCATCAAGCTCATCGGCCAGGGCGAGGGCATCGGCGACCTCACCGGCTTCACGCCCCACGTCTTCGCCCAGAACCTCGTCGGCTGA